From Topomyia yanbarensis strain Yona2022 chromosome 1, ASM3024719v1, whole genome shotgun sequence, one genomic window encodes:
- the LOC131696403 gene encoding uncharacterized protein LOC131696403 — protein sequence MEYYHQKLFHAGQQLLISAVRERFWPTFARDLARSVIHKCVACFRVKPRVQDQLMADLPPERVTPCLPFRRVGVDYCGPFLVGYPYRKNRPVKCFVAIYICLVTKAVHLELAADLTTQAFLATLKRFSSRRGKPELIMCDNARNFVGAKRELDELRKLFNNQQFQEQAIREASEDKIDFKFIPARSPNFGGLWESAVKSFKTLFKRTIGTRSLIHDEMLTVLVQIEAILNSRPLTPVSNDPADFEALTPGHFLIHRPLTAIPEPNLDSIPEGRLAAWQRNQQFLQQLWKRWSEQYLSDLQNRTRWMRRKENLAIGTMVVLKDENQPPLKWQLGRITEIHPGPDGNIRVATVQTKDGSYRRGISKICVLPIRDNSNSTPEET from the coding sequence ATGGAGTACTATCATCAGAAGCTGTTCCACGCGGGTCAACAGTTACTGATATCGGCAGTTCGAGAACGATTCTGGCCGACATTCGCCCGTGATTTAGCAAGAAGCGTAATCCATAAGTGCGTCGCATGCTTTCGAGTGAAACCGAGAGTCCAGGATCAACTGATGGCGGATCTACCGCCAGAAAGAGTCACACCATGCTTACCGTTTCGTCGTGTTGGAGTTGACTACTGTGGACCGTTTTTAGTAGGCTACCCGTATCGCAAAAATCGCCCAGTGAAGTGCTTTGTAGCCATCTACATTTGCCTGGTCACCAAAGCAGTGCACCTGGAATTAGCAGCAGATTTGACAACCCAGGCCTTCTTGGCCACACTGAAACGTTTTTCATCCCGGCGAGGCAAGCCGGAACTCATCATGTGCGACAATGCTCGAAATTTCGTCGGCGCAAAACGGGAGCTTGACGAGCTTCGTAAATTGTTCAACAATCAGCAGTTTCAAGAACAGGCGATAAGGGAAGCTTCAGAGGACAAAATAGACTTCAAATTCATACCAGCACGTTCGCCGAACTTTGGCGGACTATGGGAGTCAGCAGTGAAGTCGTTCAAAACCCTATTCAAACGGACTATCGGAACACGAAGTTTGATTCACGACGAAATGCTTACAGTACTAGTACAAATCGAAGCGATTTTAAACTCTCGTCCGCTTACACCTGTTAGCAACGATCCAGCAGATTTCGAAGCGTtaactccaggacactttctGATTCATCGGCCACTAACGGCAATACCAGAACCAAACCTGGACAGTATTCCTGAAGGTCGACTAGCAGCATGGCAACGAAATCAGCAGTTTCTTCAACAATTGTGGAAAAGATGGTCGGAACAATATCTGTCTGATCTGCAAAACAGAACCAGATGGATGCGACGGAAGGAAAATTTAGCTATTGGGACCATGGTTGTCCTGAAAGACGAAAATCAGCCCCCACTGAAATGGCAGTTGGGGCGCATAACGGAAATTCATCCTGGACCGGATGGAAACATTCGTGTCGCAACAGTACAAACGAAGGATGGTAGCTACCGAAGAGGGATTTCCAAAATCTGCGTGCTACCCATCCGTGACAACTCCAACTCAACACCCGAAGAGACCTAG
- the LOC131696405 gene encoding uncharacterized protein LOC131696405: MTASFSNKLRFRESPAFLCIQGIGSSSIASTRSVSVAVAARSSEISSYAEEMCFHVLPKLTLALPTASFNPSQLCLPEAAALADPWFYESGPIDMIIGAEYYVDLFEEGRYKATEDGPTLQKTVFGWIVSGRVPSSSSSGAISTTNVCSTAEIQDQLAKFWELETCRTTSTNSTEESACEKIFSETTFRDETGRFVVTLPKRQSIIKQLGDSKGTAVKRFMSLERRLAANPELKAQYSEFIHEYQALGHMSEVVEDTSDTVYHLPHHAVLKPDSTTTKLRVVFDASCRTSSGYSLNDALMVGPVVQDDLLDVILRFRLHRYALVADIAKMYRMVQVQPADQPLQRILWRDSSAEPIKIFQLTTITYGTASAPYLATKCLQTLAEDGQQTHPIAAKVVRQDFYVDDMLSGVDEPEEGRMFVNEMISLMESAGFSLRKWNSNCREILLEVPEHLRDDRTILQLDSPTSTVKTLGLLWEPSTDRFQFSTPQWNSSAVITKRTVLSDVSRLFDPLGLVGPVIIQAKMFIQELWKLDCGWDEPLSEGMQDRWHEYHRNLTGLEGLSVPRWVEIRSDTINIQLHGFCDASEKAYGACVYLRSISNSGSVAVHLLASKSRVAPLENLKRKKQRQTIPRLELSSALLLSHLYERVVSSTHITAPAFFWTDSMIVKCWLASSPSRWKEFVANRVSEIQHITKGSIWNHVSGVENPADIVSRGMTPAQLQYQSLWFGGPHWLLPEQDNWPGTLQACEDSIDRSVLEEKGAVVAVLKSVSPSELFNLRSTYTGLVRLTAYICRFRFNAQAVQIGIAETLEV, translated from the coding sequence ATGACGGCTAgtttttcaaataagcttagGTTCCGTGAATCGCCAGCATTTTTGTGCATTCAGGGCATTGGTTCGTCGAGTATAGCGTCAACAAGATCCGTCAGTGTAGCAGTTGCTGCACGGTCTAGTGAGATTTCGTCGTATGCCGAGGAGATGTGTTTCCATGTTTTGCCGAAGCTAACATTGGCGTTACCGACAGCAAGCTTCAATCCATCGCAGTTGTGTCTACCAGAAGCAGCAGCTCTTGCCGATCCCTGGTTTTATGAATCCGGTCCGATTGACATGATTATCGGGGCGGAGTATTACGTCGACCTGTTTGAAGAGGGTAGATACAAGGCAACTGAAGACGGGCCTACTCTGCAGAAAACTGTTTTTGGCTGGATAGTATCCGGTCGCGTTCCTAGTTCatcatctagtggtgcaatttcGACGACCAACGTTTGTTCAACAGCCGAGATTCAAGATCAATTAGCCAAGTTTTGGGAGTTAGAAACTTGTCGAACAACCAGCACGAATTCCACGGAAGAGTCGGCGTGCGAGAAAATCTTCAGCGAGACTACATTCAGAGATGAGACGGGAAGATTCGTAGTCACACTTCCAAAAAGGCAATCGATCATCAAGCAGCTCGGTGATTCTAAAGGTACAGCTGTTAAGCGGTTTATGAGTTTAGAGCGACGTCTGGCAGCGAACCCGGAGTTGAAAGCGCAGTACAGTGAATTTATACACGAGTATCAAGCTCTTGGTCATATGAGCGAAGTCGTCGAAGATACTTCAGACACCGTTTACCACCTGCCACATCACGCTGTTTTGAAACCTGACAGCACGACTACGAAGCTGCGCGTAGTGTTTGACGCTTCATGTCGAACTAGCTCAGGGTACTCTCTGAACGATGCTCTAATGGTCGGTCCTGTCGTACAAGACGATTTGTTGGATGTTATACTCAGATTCCGTCTACATCGTTACGCACTAGTCGCGGACATCGCAAAAATGTACCGCATGGTGCAAGTTCAGCCTGCCGATCAGCCTCTGCAAAGGATTCTATGGCGAGATTCATCAGCAGAACCCATCAAAATCTTCCAATTGACTACGATCACGTATGGCACGGCTTCCGCGCCGTATTTGGCGACAAAATGTTTGCAGACATTAGCAGAAGATGGTCAACAGACACACCCTATTGCTGCGAAGGTGGTCCGGCAGGATTTTTATGTAGACGATATGTTGTCCGGAGTGGACGAACCTGAGGAAGGTAGAATGTTTGTCAACGAGATGATCAGCCTAATGGAATCAGCGGGATTCTCGTTACGAAAGTGGAACTCCAACTGCAGGGAGATTCTGTTAGAGGTACCAGAACATCTGAGAGATGATCGCACTATTCTCCAGCTTGATTCCCCAACATCCACCGTTAAAACGCTAGGTTTACTGTGGGAACCCAGTACAGATCGATTCCAATTCAGCACCCCGCAGTGGAACTCATCGGCGGTCATCACCAAACGCACCGTTCTTTCGGATGTCTCTCGACTTTTCGATCCACTCGGACTGGTAGGGCCCGTTATCATACAGGCCAAGATGTTCATTCAAGAATTGTGGAAACTTGACTGTGGTTGGGATGAACCACTTTCCGAAGGCATGCAGGATCGCTGGCATGAATATCATCGAAACCTGACTGGCCTTGAGGGATTGTCTGTACCTCGCTGGGTTGAAATCAGATCCGATACCATAAACATACAGCTCCATGGGTTCTGTGATGCCTCTGAGAAGGCATATGGGGCCTGCGTCTACTTGAGAAGTATCTCCAATAGCGGGTCAGTTGCTGTACACCTACTGGCATCGAAGTCCCGTGTCGCCCCTCTTGAGAACCTGAAAAGGAAGAAGCAACGCCAAACGATTCCGCGCTTGGAGCTTTCTTCAGCTTTACTCCTTTCCCACCTCTACGAAAGAGTGGTCAGTAGCACACACATCACAGCCCCAGCTTTCTTTTGGACAGATTCGATGATTGTTAAGTGCTGGTTAGCATCATCACCGTCGCGATGGAAAGAATTCGTTGCGAACCGAGTTTCAGAAATCCAGCATATAACGAAAGGCAGCATCTGGAATCACGTATCAGGAGTTGAAAACCCAGCCGATATAGTTTCTAGAGGCATGACACCTGCGCAGCTGCAGTACCAATCGCTATGGTTTGGTGGACCTCACTGGCTGCTTCCGGAGCAAGATAACTGGCCGGGAACACTGCAAGCTTGCGAAGACAGCATTGACAGATCAGTACTAGAGGAAAAAGGAGCCGTTGTCGCAGTTCTGAAATCCGTTTCTCCCAGTGAGCTGTTTAACCTGCGATCAACTTACACTGGATTGGTGCGACTCACAGCATACATTTGTCGGTTCCGTTTCAACGCTCAAGCTGTGCAAATCGGAATCGCCGAAACCTTGGAAGTTTAA